A section of the Rhodothermus profundi genome encodes:
- a CDS encoding DUF3078 domain-containing protein yields the protein MCFRNKGIIFIAIGLLGWIAEAGWAHTVDTSRVVWKKSLSTRLSATQAAFSNWAEGGLNALALSGALNGTFERISPAWRQHYDVRLTLGVVKQDTLEVRKAEDLIRLAASLQYRGDGFFSLFNPTMSADLRTQFAPGYNYNKNPLGDGRPPPVKVSDLFSPAILNQAMGLTYQADGWFRQRLGIGAKETIVLIQRLRKLYGLEPDQTVRFEVGVESRTEVDRELFKNVRLKSRLGLFAAFNKPDLPDMLWENLLEMQVNSWLGTSLEVVALYDRDVSNEVQLKEVFSLGVTIKLL from the coding sequence ATGTGTTTTAGAAACAAGGGGATAATTTTTATAGCAATTGGATTGCTTGGATGGATTGCGGAAGCCGGTTGGGCGCATACGGTCGATACGAGCCGGGTGGTCTGGAAGAAAAGCCTGAGCACCCGGTTGTCGGCTACGCAAGCCGCGTTTAGCAACTGGGCGGAAGGTGGATTAAACGCACTGGCCCTCTCAGGGGCGCTAAATGGAACGTTTGAGCGCATTTCGCCTGCCTGGCGTCAACACTATGACGTGCGGCTGACGCTGGGGGTCGTTAAACAGGACACGCTTGAAGTGCGCAAGGCGGAAGATCTTATCCGATTGGCTGCTTCGCTGCAATACCGGGGGGATGGCTTTTTTAGCCTGTTCAACCCGACCATGTCGGCCGATCTACGCACGCAGTTCGCCCCGGGCTACAATTACAACAAAAACCCGCTTGGAGATGGTCGCCCACCACCGGTCAAGGTCTCTGATCTGTTTTCGCCAGCGATCCTGAACCAGGCCATGGGCCTCACCTATCAGGCGGATGGCTGGTTCCGCCAGCGGCTGGGGATCGGAGCCAAGGAAACAATTGTGCTGATTCAGCGGCTTCGCAAGCTGTACGGACTGGAGCCGGATCAGACGGTTCGGTTTGAAGTAGGGGTGGAGTCTCGTACGGAAGTTGATCGAGAGCTGTTCAAAAATGTCCGCTTGAAATCGCGTCTGGGCCTTTTTGCGGCCTTCAATAAGCCTGATCTTCCCGATATGCTCTGGGAAAACCTGCTGGAGATGCAGGTAAATAGCTGGTTAGGCACCAGCCTGGAAGTGGTAGCGCTTTACGATCGGGATGTGAGTAACGAGGTGCAGCTCAAGGAAGTTTTTTCGCTCGGGGTGACCATCAAACTACTTTGA
- a CDS encoding tetratricopeptide repeat protein — MSLALWPVPLLGMVHAASAALIALGAFFVAGGWAWRFFQQGGRLRDALRMQLLLLLIPWALLTLTVLWRPNCDYLRGMLFFLLFPPGSVVLAVTLANALESAGVQHGRRWFALIGLGTCVLPVAYDLLLHPQLYTYNHVFGGILGPLYDEDLALRPGLLSFRALTLLWAFWFGLVACFHRTPRLLQAGWWPALWSITALLGTFYLLAVPLGMNTSTTGLAQVLSGRITRGSVTLHYDPRRMTQEEAMLRAYRAAYDYERLARRLGIARPDPVRIFVFGDPVQRAQLTGARYTSVALVWLASPQIHLLQGRFEQSIAHELAHVLVRKWGLPLLGFSPRIGLVEGLAVALEPPDGQPTPHEQAAVAGLLARNRTDSLTAQVAQLLNPWGFWTSRSAVAYTLTGSFVRYLLDRFGAAPLRRVYGGTSFQSAYGQPVDSLVREWVRFLRRIPYVDRATLAVVRERFHVPSLFERRCPHYVPPHERAYEAAQRMLEQGDTLQAEALLDEALRRNSAFIPALVRWTQLRLLRGDAASVRERLAGADTLQDRRLQLHLADALALMGKVEAARVLYRRLYLQWPSYDLNGRGGIVLRYAAVGRPGALLHVLRWLENPRERCKSPFEDVSWDQTLPPGWARTLRQAMQWWTLGCGEASASEILAGGRALVESLRQVGAFSAAACVQETTLWLTWLRNVFPEYRSVCCAYCSW; from the coding sequence ATGAGTCTGGCCCTCTGGCCGGTGCCGTTGCTGGGAATGGTGCATGCCGCGTCGGCTGCGCTGATAGCGCTGGGGGCATTTTTCGTAGCAGGTGGGTGGGCCTGGCGCTTCTTCCAGCAGGGCGGTCGCTTGCGAGACGCGCTGCGCATGCAACTCCTTCTGTTGCTGATTCCCTGGGCGTTGCTTACGCTGACGGTGCTCTGGCGGCCTAACTGCGACTACCTGCGCGGAATGCTTTTTTTCCTGCTATTTCCCCCTGGTAGCGTGGTGCTGGCCGTTACCCTGGCTAATGCGCTGGAAAGTGCCGGCGTGCAACATGGCCGTCGCTGGTTCGCCCTCATTGGACTGGGGACGTGTGTGCTCCCCGTTGCGTATGATTTGTTGCTGCATCCTCAGCTTTACACGTACAATCATGTTTTTGGGGGCATACTTGGTCCGCTCTACGATGAAGACCTGGCGCTGCGCCCGGGGCTGCTGAGCTTTCGCGCGCTGACGTTGCTCTGGGCCTTCTGGTTTGGGTTGGTGGCCTGCTTTCATCGAACGCCTCGGTTGCTGCAGGCGGGGTGGTGGCCTGCGTTGTGGAGCATAACGGCATTGCTGGGTACCTTTTATCTGCTGGCTGTTCCACTGGGCATGAACACATCCACGACGGGACTGGCACAGGTCCTTTCGGGTCGGATAACGCGGGGGAGCGTAACATTGCACTACGATCCGCGGCGGATGACGCAGGAAGAAGCGATGCTGCGAGCCTACCGCGCTGCTTACGATTATGAACGGTTGGCCCGACGGCTGGGAATTGCTCGGCCTGATCCCGTTCGCATATTTGTCTTTGGGGATCCGGTTCAACGGGCGCAGCTAACCGGTGCCCGATACACCAGTGTAGCGCTGGTCTGGCTGGCCTCACCACAGATTCACCTGTTGCAGGGGCGGTTTGAACAGAGCATTGCACACGAGCTCGCTCATGTGCTGGTGCGAAAGTGGGGCCTTCCACTGCTGGGCTTTTCGCCACGCATTGGTCTGGTTGAAGGATTGGCCGTAGCTCTGGAGCCGCCAGATGGGCAGCCGACACCCCACGAACAGGCCGCCGTGGCCGGTCTGCTAGCTCGAAATCGCACTGACTCGCTTACAGCGCAGGTGGCGCAGCTGCTCAACCCCTGGGGATTCTGGACGAGCCGAAGTGCTGTGGCATATACGTTGACAGGCTCGTTCGTGCGCTACCTGTTGGATCGTTTCGGAGCGGCTCCGCTGCGCAGGGTGTATGGGGGCACGTCGTTTCAATCCGCCTATGGCCAGCCGGTTGATAGCTTGGTAAGGGAGTGGGTGCGATTTCTCCGGCGCATACCCTATGTGGATCGAGCGACTCTGGCCGTTGTAAGAGAGCGGTTTCACGTGCCGTCGCTTTTCGAGCGGCGCTGTCCGCACTATGTGCCTCCTCATGAGCGGGCATACGAGGCGGCGCAGCGCATGCTGGAGCAGGGCGATACGTTGCAGGCCGAAGCATTACTGGACGAGGCCTTACGTCGAAATTCAGCCTTCATACCGGCCCTGGTGCGTTGGACGCAGTTGCGCCTCCTGCGGGGAGATGCGGCATCGGTTCGAGAGCGCCTGGCCGGCGCCGACACGCTGCAGGATCGCCGTCTCCAACTGCATCTGGCCGATGCGTTGGCGCTGATGGGAAAGGTCGAGGCCGCGCGGGTGCTGTATCGGAGGCTTTATCTTCAATGGCCTTCTTATGACTTGAATGGGAGAGGCGGGATTGTGCTGCGTTATGCGGCCGTTGGGCGCCCGGGCGCGTTACTTCACGTATTACGCTGGCTCGAAAATCCTCGGGAGCGCTGCAAAAGCCCATTTGAGGATGTATCTTGGGACCAGACGCTTCCGCCTGGCTGGGCTCGCACGCTTCGTCAGGCAATGCAGTGGTGGACGTTAGGGTGTGGGGAGGCGTCGGCCTCAGAGATCCTTGCGGGCGGTCGCGCTCTGGTGGAATCGTTGCGGCAGGTCGGTGCTTTCAGTGCGGCGGCCTGCGTGCAGGAGACAACTTTATGGCTTACATGGCTGCGCAACGTCTTTCCCGAATATCGGTCGGTCTGCTGTGCGTACTGTTCCTGGTAA
- a CDS encoding type IX secretion system plug protein domain-containing protein yields the protein MAAQRLSRISVGLLCVLFLVIACASIREGRRQPSRAAEQRFVSPVLTVGPRLGPDAETVGLVQLYRGEDERQWPILQMGGRERLTLRFDLLAERGRPLSVYFYHADHTWRRDLTPVEYLEAFARDDLLDYTPSEHTAIPYQHYVYRFPNDNIRFRLSGNYILRVTEQGQEEAVLFERAFFVVEERIRVEVHLERFPGSQLFPEVRPLARFRPPAEISGAVFDYVVCFARNGAFEAMRCSRRVLLDEQPMLLFLLEEPFPPEPADYFLDLSVLQPGGPRERVNRAGSPPEVWLAPDYVRFGGSDTDPLLAGQSVVAAVVQDAPGDPHRTAEYVRVHFRLIPERRWQQSLWLTGSFTGWTRRPTYRLRWNPERRRYEGAALVKQGWHTYRYVLNGAQPVRANAAALPREDNIYTAFVYYRDAGSGSDRLLGIGSQTDR from the coding sequence ATGGCTGCGCAACGTCTTTCCCGAATATCGGTCGGTCTGCTGTGCGTACTGTTCCTGGTAATAGCCTGCGCGAGCATCCGGGAAGGCAGGCGGCAGCCATCGCGTGCGGCAGAGCAGCGCTTCGTCTCGCCGGTCTTAACGGTAGGGCCGCGCCTGGGGCCTGATGCGGAAACGGTAGGACTGGTTCAGCTCTACCGGGGCGAAGATGAGCGACAATGGCCCATCTTGCAGATGGGAGGACGCGAGCGGCTCACCTTACGGTTTGACTTGCTGGCGGAGCGGGGGCGTCCCCTTTCGGTATACTTTTACCATGCCGATCATACATGGCGGCGAGATCTGACGCCGGTTGAATACCTTGAGGCATTTGCGCGGGACGATCTGCTTGATTACACGCCTTCTGAGCATACGGCCATTCCCTATCAGCATTACGTTTATCGTTTCCCTAACGACAATATTCGGTTTCGGCTGAGCGGCAACTACATTTTGCGGGTTACCGAGCAGGGACAGGAGGAAGCGGTGTTGTTTGAGCGTGCATTTTTTGTAGTGGAGGAGCGCATTCGAGTTGAAGTGCATCTGGAGCGTTTCCCAGGCAGCCAGCTCTTTCCGGAGGTGCGGCCGCTGGCCCGCTTTCGGCCGCCGGCTGAAATCAGTGGGGCGGTGTTTGACTACGTGGTCTGCTTTGCTCGCAACGGAGCGTTTGAGGCAATGCGATGCAGTCGGCGCGTGTTGTTGGATGAGCAGCCCATGCTTCTTTTTTTGCTGGAAGAGCCGTTTCCGCCCGAACCGGCCGATTATTTTCTGGATCTGAGTGTGTTGCAGCCGGGTGGGCCGCGCGAGCGGGTGAATCGCGCCGGAAGCCCTCCGGAAGTCTGGTTGGCTCCCGACTACGTGCGTTTTGGAGGCAGCGATACCGATCCGTTGCTGGCCGGACAGTCTGTGGTGGCAGCAGTTGTGCAAGACGCGCCAGGCGATCCGCACCGAACCGCGGAGTACGTGCGCGTGCACTTTCGTCTAATCCCAGAACGGCGCTGGCAGCAGTCGCTGTGGCTCACCGGCAGCTTTACCGGCTGGACGCGCCGGCCTACCTACCGGCTCCGCTGGAATCCGGAGCGTCGTCGCTATGAGGGCGCAGCGCTTGTCAAGCAGGGCTGGCACACATACCGGTATGTGCTGAACGGGGCGCAGCCGGTGCGCGCCAACGCAGCGGCGTTGCCGCGAGAGGACAACATATACACCGCCTTTGTCTACTACCGCGATGCTGGCTCGGGAAGTGACCGGTTGCTGGGCATAGGGAGTCAAACGGACAGGTAG
- a CDS encoding MBL fold metallo-hydrolase, with amino-acid sequence MPSLYLLGTGAAVSDPHRTTTILAVADEASLIVVDCGGDVIQRMLAAGLDPVRLTALILTHEHPDHTSGFPLFMERIWLLGRREPIPIYGIQPAIDQARRCFDTYNTATWEGLPTRDWREVPYQPGALVLENERWRIRAWPVVHPVPTVGLRFEHLPTGRVIAYSCDTEPTEAILELGRHADILVHEATGEGPGHTSPEAAARQAARAGARRLLLVHLPPGLTEASLTQARQHFADTELGVELGRYDL; translated from the coding sequence ATGCCTTCGCTTTACCTGCTGGGAACCGGTGCGGCGGTGAGCGACCCCCACCGCACCACGACGATACTGGCTGTTGCCGACGAAGCCTCCCTGATCGTGGTCGATTGCGGCGGCGATGTGATTCAGCGAATGTTAGCCGCCGGCCTGGATCCGGTGCGGCTGACCGCACTGATTCTCACCCATGAACATCCAGATCACACCAGCGGCTTTCCCCTGTTCATGGAACGCATCTGGCTGCTGGGTCGCCGCGAGCCCATTCCCATCTACGGCATCCAGCCCGCAATCGATCAGGCCCGGCGCTGCTTCGACACCTATAACACTGCTACCTGGGAGGGGCTTCCAACACGCGACTGGCGTGAAGTGCCCTATCAACCCGGAGCGCTGGTGCTGGAGAATGAGCGCTGGCGCATCCGCGCCTGGCCGGTCGTTCATCCGGTACCTACCGTAGGGCTACGCTTCGAACACCTCCCTACCGGCCGGGTGATTGCCTATTCCTGCGACACGGAACCCACCGAGGCCATTCTGGAACTGGGCCGCCATGCCGACATCCTGGTCCATGAAGCTACTGGCGAGGGACCAGGCCACACGTCGCCTGAAGCGGCTGCGCGTCAGGCAGCCCGCGCAGGTGCCCGGCGGCTGCTGCTGGTCCATCTACCACCCGGCCTGACGGAAGCCAGCCTTACCCAAGCGCGCCAGCACTTTGCCGATACGGAGCTGGGCGTAGAACTGGGCCGCTACGACCTGTGA
- a CDS encoding polyprenyl synthetase family protein, which translates to MPVRATFPAQSTRTISLKDIQRPVADELKRFQRYFRDAMRTSVPLLDHVARYLLRQKGKRIRPLLVLLTARLCGGITEATYRAAALVELLHSATLVHDDVVDGAERRRGMFSINAIWKNKVAVLFGDFLLSRGLLLALEHRDYETLHALSDAVRRMSEGELLQIEKSRHLDIDEATYFRIISDKTASLIAACTKCGALSATDDPQVIHEMHRMGEKLGLAFQIRDDLFDYGEDVGKPIGIDLKEKKLTLPLIYALRVAPASERRRILRIVRKKKKTREDIQRVAYFAEAYGGMTYARQRMEALAHEARAILERYPPSDARQALIDLVDYTVTRTR; encoded by the coding sequence ATACCCGTGCGTGCAACCTTCCCGGCTCAATCCACCCGCACCATCTCGCTGAAAGATATTCAGCGTCCGGTCGCGGACGAACTCAAACGCTTCCAACGCTATTTCCGCGACGCCATGCGCACCTCGGTGCCCCTGCTGGATCACGTCGCGCGCTATCTGCTCCGTCAGAAAGGTAAGCGCATCCGTCCCCTGCTGGTGCTGCTTACCGCCAGACTATGCGGTGGGATTACAGAAGCCACCTATCGGGCGGCTGCCCTGGTTGAATTGTTGCATTCGGCAACCCTGGTGCATGACGACGTAGTTGACGGTGCCGAGCGGCGGCGCGGCATGTTTTCAATTAATGCCATCTGGAAAAACAAGGTGGCTGTCCTCTTTGGCGACTTTCTGCTCAGCCGCGGACTGCTGCTGGCGCTGGAGCACCGCGACTACGAGACGCTTCACGCGCTGTCCGATGCAGTGCGCCGCATGAGCGAAGGCGAACTGCTTCAGATCGAAAAATCCCGCCATCTGGATATTGATGAAGCCACCTATTTCCGCATTATCTCGGATAAAACCGCTTCGCTGATTGCCGCCTGCACCAAGTGCGGCGCGCTCAGCGCAACAGACGATCCCCAGGTGATTCATGAAATGCATCGCATGGGAGAAAAACTGGGGCTGGCCTTTCAGATCCGCGATGATCTGTTCGATTACGGCGAGGATGTGGGCAAACCCATCGGCATCGACCTCAAGGAAAAGAAACTGACGCTGCCACTCATCTATGCCCTTCGCGTAGCGCCTGCCTCCGAACGCCGACGCATTCTGCGCATTGTGCGCAAAAAGAAAAAAACGCGCGAAGATATCCAGCGCGTCGCTTACTTTGCCGAGGCGTATGGCGGCATGACCTACGCGCGCCAGCGCATGGAAGCCCTCGCCCACGAGGCCCGCGCCATTCTTGAACGCTATCCCCCAAGTGATGCCCGCCAGGCCCTTATTGATCTGGTGGACTATACCGTTACCCGCACCCGATAA
- a CDS encoding sodium-dependent transporter: MQETRQHFSTRLGLLLSVLGIAVGTGNIWRFPRIAAQNGGELGAGAFLLVWVVFLFLWSVPLIVAEYALGQKGRMGVIGTFVRVGGRSMGWLGAFVALVSTAIMCYYAVVTGWCLYYAGRLLVGPLPRSTEAAQQFWEGFQASFWPVAFQALALGLAIAVIWTGVRAIERANRVLIPSLLVILLVALVRALTLEGALEGVRYLFTPQWSDLTRPRLWLEALTQNAWDTGAGWGLILTYAAYMRREHGVVKNAFLTGIGNNTVSLLAALTIFGTVFAVLGAEMSRAEVLEVMRTSGPASTGLTFIWLPQLFARLPMGQVLAVLFFVGLTFAAFSSLIAMVELATRVLMDLGIQRAHALKGVGVGAWLLGLPSALNLTIFGNQDFVWGVGLMLSGAFVALAVMRYGPGRLRQETIAINPWDWQLGRGWDVLMRWVVPLEAIVLLGWWLYQAGVVYAPERWYDPLAPYSVMTCLVQWGIALGACYLLNDWLVRRMQRPAPVQTRT, from the coding sequence ATGCAAGAGACACGACAGCATTTCTCCACCCGATTGGGATTGCTGCTGAGCGTACTGGGTATTGCGGTGGGGACGGGCAACATCTGGCGTTTTCCTCGCATTGCGGCGCAGAACGGTGGGGAGCTGGGAGCAGGAGCGTTTCTGCTGGTATGGGTTGTGTTTCTGTTTCTCTGGAGCGTGCCGCTGATTGTGGCAGAATATGCGCTGGGGCAGAAGGGGCGCATGGGCGTGATTGGCACCTTTGTGCGCGTGGGCGGCCGCTCGATGGGCTGGCTGGGGGCATTTGTGGCGTTGGTATCGACGGCGATCATGTGCTACTATGCGGTTGTTACCGGCTGGTGTCTGTACTATGCCGGTCGATTGCTAGTCGGGCCGCTTCCTCGCTCGACGGAGGCAGCGCAGCAGTTCTGGGAGGGGTTTCAGGCGAGCTTCTGGCCCGTAGCATTTCAGGCGCTGGCGCTCGGACTGGCCATTGCTGTGATCTGGACCGGTGTTCGGGCCATTGAGCGGGCCAACCGCGTGCTGATTCCCTCCCTGCTGGTCATTTTGCTGGTTGCACTGGTGCGGGCATTGACGCTGGAAGGTGCATTGGAGGGCGTGCGCTACCTGTTTACGCCCCAGTGGAGCGATCTGACGCGGCCTCGGCTATGGCTGGAGGCGCTTACGCAAAACGCCTGGGATACCGGGGCAGGATGGGGACTCATCCTGACCTATGCCGCCTACATGCGGCGCGAACATGGGGTGGTGAAAAATGCTTTTCTGACCGGAATCGGTAACAACACGGTATCGCTGCTGGCTGCGCTGACCATCTTCGGGACGGTGTTTGCCGTACTGGGAGCGGAGATGTCGCGGGCCGAGGTGCTGGAAGTCATGCGCACGAGCGGACCGGCTTCGACAGGACTGACGTTCATCTGGCTGCCGCAACTTTTTGCTCGGTTGCCTATGGGCCAGGTGTTAGCCGTACTGTTTTTTGTGGGATTGACGTTTGCCGCGTTCAGCTCACTGATTGCGATGGTAGAGCTGGCCACGCGCGTGTTGATGGATCTGGGCATTCAACGGGCACATGCCCTGAAAGGCGTGGGAGTCGGTGCCTGGTTGTTAGGACTGCCTTCGGCACTGAATCTGACTATTTTTGGCAATCAGGACTTCGTCTGGGGCGTGGGCTTGATGCTGTCCGGCGCCTTTGTGGCCCTGGCCGTGATGCGTTACGGTCCTGGACGGTTGCGGCAGGAAACGATTGCCATCAACCCCTGGGACTGGCAACTGGGGCGGGGCTGGGATGTGCTCATGCGGTGGGTGGTGCCCCTGGAAGCCATTGTGCTGCTGGGATGGTGGCTCTACCAGGCAGGCGTGGTCTATGCACCGGAACGGTGGTACGACCCACTGGCTCCTTATTCGGTCATGACGTGTCTCGTGCAGTGGGGTATTGCGCTGGGAGCGTGCTATCTGCTGAATGACTGGCTGGTGCGTCGGATGCAGCGTCCGGCGCCTGTGCAAACCAGGACATAA
- a CDS encoding M14 family metallopeptidase yields the protein MRGYWLLLTLGLAQVTLGQGVDLAFLQTRAEATGFAETTRYDEVMAFLDVLEASSRRIHVMRFGYTTEGRALPLVIYGEVVNATDDGVQAALAPLRVLIVANIHGGEVAGKEATLMLLRALAAGMYAEWADSLVLLAVPIYNADGNERISLYNRPRQNGPIGGMGQRSNAQGYDLNRDFMKADAPETRALLQVLRDYNPHVLIDLHTTDGTYHAYPLTYAPPLHPSTPASLVDYLRRVWLPAIDDTVWTKHRWKFFYYGNLPWPGSKRPPGWYTFDHRPRFATNYVGLRGIIGLLSEAYAYAPFEERIEATYAFLEAALSFAAAHASEIRALVEQAQQASPVGQPIALRARITQASKPALVLLGAVDSLRHPYTGRLMLQRRKEVFPELLPLYDRFMPTETISIPQGYLVPDSLARVRDLLEVHGIPCVPVKPGRTLAVERFRIDSVAVADQPYQGHRGQEVWGKYVRQRLAATAGDCVVTINGRTGRLAALLLEPRSDDGVVAWGLVKDYVAPGRFYPIARIPVP from the coding sequence ATGCGTGGTTACTGGCTGTTGTTGACGCTGGGACTGGCCCAGGTAACCCTGGGCCAGGGCGTGGACCTGGCCTTCCTGCAAACGCGGGCTGAGGCGACGGGGTTTGCCGAGACAACGCGCTACGATGAGGTCATGGCCTTTCTGGACGTACTGGAGGCCAGTTCCCGCCGCATTCATGTCATGCGCTTTGGATATACCACGGAAGGGCGCGCCTTGCCTCTGGTCATCTATGGAGAGGTGGTGAATGCCACCGACGATGGCGTGCAGGCTGCGCTGGCACCGCTTCGTGTGTTGATTGTGGCCAATATTCACGGAGGAGAGGTCGCCGGTAAGGAGGCTACCCTCATGCTGCTGCGGGCACTGGCAGCTGGCATGTATGCTGAATGGGCCGATTCACTTGTTCTGTTGGCGGTGCCGATCTACAACGCGGACGGCAACGAGCGCATCAGCCTGTACAACCGACCGCGACAGAACGGACCAATCGGGGGAATGGGGCAGCGTTCCAACGCCCAGGGCTATGACTTGAACCGAGATTTTATGAAGGCCGATGCACCCGAGACACGCGCGCTGCTTCAGGTGCTGCGCGACTACAATCCGCATGTTCTGATAGATCTGCACACGACAGACGGCACGTACCATGCCTATCCGCTTACTTATGCCCCTCCGTTGCATCCCTCCACTCCTGCATCGCTGGTAGATTACCTGCGCCGGGTCTGGCTTCCGGCAATTGACGACACGGTCTGGACCAAACACCGTTGGAAATTTTTCTATTACGGCAATCTGCCCTGGCCTGGCAGCAAACGCCCACCTGGATGGTACACCTTTGACCATCGGCCACGTTTTGCCACCAACTACGTCGGGCTCCGAGGCATCATCGGGCTGCTCAGTGAGGCCTATGCCTATGCTCCGTTTGAAGAACGCATTGAAGCAACGTATGCCTTTCTGGAGGCCGCGCTTTCGTTTGCCGCGGCTCATGCCAGCGAGATCCGTGCGCTGGTTGAACAGGCACAACAGGCTTCACCGGTAGGTCAGCCCATTGCGCTGCGCGCGCGCATTACGCAGGCATCCAAACCAGCACTTGTGCTGCTGGGAGCTGTTGATTCGCTCCGGCACCCTTATACAGGACGGCTCATGTTGCAGCGCCGCAAAGAGGTTTTTCCCGAACTGCTTCCGCTGTACGATCGCTTTATGCCTACCGAGACCATCTCGATTCCTCAGGGTTATCTGGTGCCGGATAGCCTGGCGCGCGTGCGCGATCTGCTGGAAGTCCACGGGATTCCCTGCGTGCCTGTCAAACCAGGGCGTACGCTTGCGGTTGAGCGTTTCAGGATTGATTCGGTCGCTGTGGCAGACCAGCCCTATCAAGGGCACAGAGGACAGGAAGTGTGGGGAAAATATGTGCGGCAACGGCTGGCGGCGACCGCAGGCGATTGTGTGGTAACCATAAATGGGCGCACGGGGCGTCTGGCGGCGCTATTGCTGGAGCCGAGGTCCGACGACGGTGTGGTCGCCTGGGGACTCGTAAAAGACTATGTGGCGCCAGGACGTTTCTATCCGATCGCGCGCATACCCGTCCCGTAA
- a CDS encoding redoxin family protein, translated as MKYAIVTGLLLLTWPAQAQLPLADRPMPSVDGRQVTLAQLRGAHGLVLIFWSNRCPWVDRYEARVQELARTYEARGITFVLVNANDPNSSPRESLAASQQRAQQRDYAMPYLIDEGAALARALGASRMPEAFVFDAQGRLVYRGAIDDSPGDAANAQQVYLRTALEALLQGTLPETTRTGAFGCLIRFPQDGR; from the coding sequence ATGAAGTACGCTATTGTTACAGGGTTACTGCTGCTTACCTGGCCTGCCCAGGCTCAGCTACCCCTGGCAGATCGTCCTATGCCTTCGGTTGATGGGCGCCAGGTAACGCTTGCGCAGCTTCGTGGAGCGCATGGACTGGTGCTTATTTTCTGGAGCAATCGTTGCCCGTGGGTGGATCGCTATGAGGCGCGCGTGCAGGAGCTGGCCAGAACGTATGAGGCCCGGGGGATTACATTTGTGCTGGTAAACGCCAACGACCCCAACAGCTCTCCCCGGGAATCGCTGGCGGCCAGTCAGCAACGGGCCCAGCAAAGAGACTATGCCATGCCTTATCTGATAGATGAGGGTGCGGCGCTGGCTCGGGCATTGGGAGCGTCGCGAATGCCTGAAGCATTTGTCTTTGACGCTCAAGGCCGGCTCGTCTATCGGGGAGCCATTGACGACAGCCCTGGCGATGCCGCTAATGCGCAGCAGGTCTATCTGAGGACAGCGCTGGAGGCTCTGTTGCAGGGGACGCTGCCGGAAACAACCAGAACAGGTGCCTTCGGATGTCTGATTCGCTTTCCACAGGATGGGCGGTGA
- a CDS encoding NifU N-terminal domain-containing protein has product MRFWKKSSTAELQSQPTPNPNSLKFTAPGQTFIDSGLLSFRSAEAAAAHPLAAALFAIQGVCDVLILPEFVTVTKRPDVSWDLIEHPVCEVLRAYLAERTVR; this is encoded by the coding sequence ATGCGTTTCTGGAAGAAATCTTCAACCGCAGAGCTGCAAAGTCAACCCACTCCCAACCCCAATAGTCTCAAATTTACAGCGCCGGGACAGACTTTTATTGACAGTGGGTTGTTGAGTTTTCGTTCGGCCGAAGCGGCGGCGGCGCATCCATTGGCAGCCGCTCTGTTTGCGATCCAGGGCGTTTGCGACGTGCTTATTCTGCCGGAGTTTGTCACCGTAACCAAACGGCCTGACGTTTCCTGGGACCTTATCGAGCACCCTGTTTGCGAAGTGCTGCGCGCCTATCTGGCCGAACGCACCGTCCGTTAA
- a CDS encoding phage holin family protein has translation MATTDTPSHHWQRLRQQTQELVEDLRAWVELRLTLTQMEIEERIETQIRRLLLRLLIGALAGLAAVFVLVAVALGLGAWLGHTGWGFLVVALGLMAVAAGLHFSRRRSSKAVPTATPAGEPDRAANA, from the coding sequence ATGGCAACAACGGATACCCCATCGCATCACTGGCAGCGTCTGCGTCAGCAAACGCAGGAGCTCGTAGAAGACCTGCGGGCGTGGGTAGAATTGCGCCTGACGCTTACTCAGATGGAGATTGAGGAGCGTATCGAAACGCAAATCCGCCGCTTGCTGCTGCGCTTGCTCATAGGAGCACTGGCCGGACTTGCGGCTGTGTTTGTGCTCGTAGCGGTGGCGTTAGGGTTGGGAGCTTGGCTGGGCCATACGGGCTGGGGATTTCTGGTGGTAGCACTGGGGCTGATGGCTGTTGCGGCTGGATTGCATTTTAGCCGGCGACGTTCGAGCAAAGCAGTGCCGACGGCAACGCCAGCAGGGGAGCCAGACCGCGCTGCAAACGCTTAA